A genome region from Drosophila busckii strain San Diego stock center, stock number 13000-0081.31 unplaced genomic scaffold, ASM1175060v1 Backbone_202, whole genome shotgun sequence includes the following:
- the LOC117134979 gene encoding frizzled produces the protein DILSGVCFVGQLDTHSLGAFLILPLCIYLCIGALFLLAGFISLFRIRTVMKTDGKRTDKLERLMLRIGFFSGLFILPALGLLGCLFYEYYNFDEWMVQWHRDICKPFSIPCPAARPPGTPEARPIFQIYMVKYLCSMLVGVTSSVWLYSSKTMVSWRNFVERLQGKEPRTRAQAYV, from the coding sequence GTGACATACTCTCGGGCGTTTGCTTTGTGGGCCAGCTGGACACGCACTCGTTGGGCGCCTTTTTGATACTGCCGCTTTGCATTTATCTGTGCATtggcgctttgtttttgctggcGGGCTTCATCTCGTTGTTTCGCATACGCACCGTGATGAAGACGGACGGCAAGCGCACGGACAAGCTGGAGCGGCTCATGCTGCGCATTGGCTTCTTCTCGGGGCTGTTTATATTGCCAGCATTGGGGCTGCTGGGCTGTCTGTTCTACGAGTACTACAACTTTGATGAGTGGATGGTGCAATGGCATCGGGACATTTGCAAACCCTTCTCCATACCCTGCCCCGCAGCCAGGCCGCCTGGCACGCCCGAAGCGCGTCCCATATTCCAAATCTATATGGTCAAGTATCTCTGCTCGATGCTTGTGGGTGTTACCTCCAGCGTTTGGCTCTACTCCAGCAAGACTATGGTCAGCTGGCGCAACTTTGTGGAGCGTCTGCAGGGCAAGGAGCCGCGCACGCGGGCGCAGGCGTATGTCTAG